From a single Phocoena sinus isolate mPhoSin1 chromosome 1, mPhoSin1.pri, whole genome shotgun sequence genomic region:
- the WNT4 gene encoding protein Wnt-4 isoform X5 — protein sequence MSPRSCLRSLRLLVFAVFSAAASNWLYLAKLSSVGSISEEETCEKLKGLIQRQVQMCKRNLEVMDSVRRGAQLAIEECQYQFRNRRWNCSTLDSLPVFGKVVTQGTREAAFVYAISSAGVAFAVTRACSSGELEKCGCDRTVHGVSPQGFQWSGCSDNIAYGVAFSQSFVDVRERSKGASSSRALMNLHNNEAGRKVGHALKEKFDGATEVEPRRVGSSRALVPRNAQFKPHTDEDLVYLEPSPDFCEQDTRSGVLGTRGRTCNKTSKAIDGCELLCCGRGFHTAQVELAERCSCKFHWCCFVKCRQCQRLVELHTCR from the exons GTACCTGGCCAAGCTGTCATCAGTGGGGAGCATCTCAGAGGAGGAGACGTGCGAGAAGCTCAAGGGCCTGATCCAGAGGCAGGTGCAGATGTGCAAGCGGAATCTGGAGGTGATGGACTCGGTGCGCCGCGGCGCCCAGCTCGCCATTGAGGAGTGCCAGTACCAGTTCCGGAACCGGCGCTGGAACTGCTCCACGCTCGACTCGCTGCCTGTTTTCGGCAAGGTGGTGacgcaag gGACTCGGGAGGCGGCGTTCGTGTACGCCATCTCTTCGGCAGGTGTGGCCTTTGCGGTGACGCGGGCGTGCAGCAGTGGGGAGCTGGAAAAGTGCGGCTGTGACCGGACGGTACACGGGGTCAGCCCACAGG GCTTCCAGTGGTCGGGATGCTCGGACAACATTGCCTACGGCGTGGCCTTCTCACAGTCATTTGTGGACGTGCGGGAGAGGAGCAAGGGGGCCTCGTCCAGCCGGGCCCTCATGAACCTCCACAACAACGAGGCCGGCAGGAAG GTGGGCCACGCGCTGAAGGAGAAGTTTGACGGCGCCACGGAGGTGGAGCCGCGCCGTGTGGGCTCCTCCAGGGCGCTGGTGCCGCGCAATGCGCAATTCAAGCCGCACACAGACGAGGACCTGGTGTACTTGGAGCCCAGCCCGGACTTCTGCGAGCAGGACACGCGCAGCGGCGTGCTGGGCACGAGGGGCCGCACGTGCAACAAGACGTCCAAGGCCATCGACGGCTGCGAGCTGCTGTGCTGCGGCCGCGGCTTCCACACGGCACAGGTAGAGCTGGCCGAGCGCTGCAGCTGCAAATTCCACTGGTGCTGCTTCGTGAAGTGCCGGCAGTGCCAGCGGCTCGTGGAGCTGCACACGTGCCGGTGA
- the WNT4 gene encoding protein Wnt-4 isoform X2, producing MSPRSCLRSLRLLVFAVFSAAASNWLYLAKLSSVGSISEEETCEKLKGLIQRQVQMCKRNLEVMDSVRRGAQLAIEECQYQFRNRRWNCSTLDSLPVFGKVVTQGTREAAFVYAISSAGVAFAVTRACSSGELEKCGCDRTVHGVSPQGFQWSGCSDNIAYGVAFSQSFVDVRERSKGASSSRALMNLHNNEAGRKAILTHMRVECKCHGVSGSCEVKTCWRAVPPFRQVGHALKEKFDGATEVEPRRVGSSRALVPRNAQFKPHTDEDLVYLEPSPDFCEQDTRSGVLGTRGRTCNKTSKAIDGCELLCCGRGFHTAQVELAERCSCKFHWCCFVKCRQCQRLVELHTCR from the exons GTACCTGGCCAAGCTGTCATCAGTGGGGAGCATCTCAGAGGAGGAGACGTGCGAGAAGCTCAAGGGCCTGATCCAGAGGCAGGTGCAGATGTGCAAGCGGAATCTGGAGGTGATGGACTCGGTGCGCCGCGGCGCCCAGCTCGCCATTGAGGAGTGCCAGTACCAGTTCCGGAACCGGCGCTGGAACTGCTCCACGCTCGACTCGCTGCCTGTTTTCGGCAAGGTGGTGacgcaag gGACTCGGGAGGCGGCGTTCGTGTACGCCATCTCTTCGGCAGGTGTGGCCTTTGCGGTGACGCGGGCGTGCAGCAGTGGGGAGCTGGAAAAGTGCGGCTGTGACCGGACGGTACACGGGGTCAGCCCACAGG GCTTCCAGTGGTCGGGATGCTCGGACAACATTGCCTACGGCGTGGCCTTCTCACAGTCATTTGTGGACGTGCGGGAGAGGAGCAAGGGGGCCTCGTCCAGCCGGGCCCTCATGAACCTCCACAACAACGAGGCCGGCAGGAAG gCTATCCTGACTCACATGCGGGTGGAGTGCAAGTGCCACGGGGTGTCGGGCTCCTGCGAGGTAAAGACGTGCTGGCGAGCCGTGCCGCCCTTCCGCCAGGTGGGCCACGCGCTGAAGGAGAAGTTTGACGGCGCCACGGAGGTGGAGCCGCGCCGTGTGGGCTCCTCCAGGGCGCTGGTGCCGCGCAATGCGCAATTCAAGCCGCACACAGACGAGGACCTGGTGTACTTGGAGCCCAGCCCGGACTTCTGCGAGCAGGACACGCGCAGCGGCGTGCTGGGCACGAGGGGCCGCACGTGCAACAAGACGTCCAAGGCCATCGACGGCTGCGAGCTGCTGTGCTGCGGCCGCGGCTTCCACACGGCACAGGTAGAGCTGGCCGAGCGCTGCAGCTGCAAATTCCACTGGTGCTGCTTCGTGAAGTGCCGGCAGTGCCAGCGGCTCGTGGAGCTGCACACGTGCCGGTGA
- the WNT4 gene encoding protein Wnt-4 isoform X4 — protein MGPGPTTLICLASQTLQLFPVPCPLDAQSESWAGVAKRYLAKLSSVGSISEEETCEKLKGLIQRQVQMCKRNLEVMDSVRRGAQLAIEECQYQFRNRRWNCSTLDSLPVFGKVVTQGTREAAFVYAISSAGVAFAVTRACSSGELEKCGCDRTVHGVSPQGFQWSGCSDNIAYGVAFSQSFVDVRERSKGASSSRALMNLHNNEAGRKVGHALKEKFDGATEVEPRRVGSSRALVPRNAQFKPHTDEDLVYLEPSPDFCEQDTRSGVLGTRGRTCNKTSKAIDGCELLCCGRGFHTAQVELAERCSCKFHWCCFVKCRQCQRLVELHTCR, from the exons ATGGGGCCAGGACCCACGACGCTGATCTGCTTGGCCTCCCAAACGCTCCAGCTATTTCCCGTCCCCTGTCCTCTTGACGCGCAGAGCGAGAGCTGGGCAGGAGTCGCGAAGAG GTACCTGGCCAAGCTGTCATCAGTGGGGAGCATCTCAGAGGAGGAGACGTGCGAGAAGCTCAAGGGCCTGATCCAGAGGCAGGTGCAGATGTGCAAGCGGAATCTGGAGGTGATGGACTCGGTGCGCCGCGGCGCCCAGCTCGCCATTGAGGAGTGCCAGTACCAGTTCCGGAACCGGCGCTGGAACTGCTCCACGCTCGACTCGCTGCCTGTTTTCGGCAAGGTGGTGacgcaag gGACTCGGGAGGCGGCGTTCGTGTACGCCATCTCTTCGGCAGGTGTGGCCTTTGCGGTGACGCGGGCGTGCAGCAGTGGGGAGCTGGAAAAGTGCGGCTGTGACCGGACGGTACACGGGGTCAGCCCACAGG GCTTCCAGTGGTCGGGATGCTCGGACAACATTGCCTACGGCGTGGCCTTCTCACAGTCATTTGTGGACGTGCGGGAGAGGAGCAAGGGGGCCTCGTCCAGCCGGGCCCTCATGAACCTCCACAACAACGAGGCCGGCAGGAAG GTGGGCCACGCGCTGAAGGAGAAGTTTGACGGCGCCACGGAGGTGGAGCCGCGCCGTGTGGGCTCCTCCAGGGCGCTGGTGCCGCGCAATGCGCAATTCAAGCCGCACACAGACGAGGACCTGGTGTACTTGGAGCCCAGCCCGGACTTCTGCGAGCAGGACACGCGCAGCGGCGTGCTGGGCACGAGGGGCCGCACGTGCAACAAGACGTCCAAGGCCATCGACGGCTGCGAGCTGCTGTGCTGCGGCCGCGGCTTCCACACGGCACAGGTAGAGCTGGCCGAGCGCTGCAGCTGCAAATTCCACTGGTGCTGCTTCGTGAAGTGCCGGCAGTGCCAGCGGCTCGTGGAGCTGCACACGTGCCGGTGA
- the WNT4 gene encoding protein Wnt-4 isoform X3 codes for MGPGPTTLICLASQTLQLFPVPCPLDAQSESWAGVAKRYLAKLSSVGSISEEETCEKLKGLIQRQVQMCKRNLEVMDSVRRGAQLAIEECQYQFRNRRWNCSTLDSLPVFGKVVTQGVAFAVTRACSSGELEKCGCDRTVHGVSPQGFQWSGCSDNIAYGVAFSQSFVDVRERSKGASSSRALMNLHNNEAGRKAILTHMRVECKCHGVSGSCEVKTCWRAVPPFRQVGHALKEKFDGATEVEPRRVGSSRALVPRNAQFKPHTDEDLVYLEPSPDFCEQDTRSGVLGTRGRTCNKTSKAIDGCELLCCGRGFHTAQVELAERCSCKFHWCCFVKCRQCQRLVELHTCR; via the exons ATGGGGCCAGGACCCACGACGCTGATCTGCTTGGCCTCCCAAACGCTCCAGCTATTTCCCGTCCCCTGTCCTCTTGACGCGCAGAGCGAGAGCTGGGCAGGAGTCGCGAAGAG GTACCTGGCCAAGCTGTCATCAGTGGGGAGCATCTCAGAGGAGGAGACGTGCGAGAAGCTCAAGGGCCTGATCCAGAGGCAGGTGCAGATGTGCAAGCGGAATCTGGAGGTGATGGACTCGGTGCGCCGCGGCGCCCAGCTCGCCATTGAGGAGTGCCAGTACCAGTTCCGGAACCGGCGCTGGAACTGCTCCACGCTCGACTCGCTGCCTGTTTTCGGCAAGGTGGTGacgcaag GTGTGGCCTTTGCGGTGACGCGGGCGTGCAGCAGTGGGGAGCTGGAAAAGTGCGGCTGTGACCGGACGGTACACGGGGTCAGCCCACAGG GCTTCCAGTGGTCGGGATGCTCGGACAACATTGCCTACGGCGTGGCCTTCTCACAGTCATTTGTGGACGTGCGGGAGAGGAGCAAGGGGGCCTCGTCCAGCCGGGCCCTCATGAACCTCCACAACAACGAGGCCGGCAGGAAG gCTATCCTGACTCACATGCGGGTGGAGTGCAAGTGCCACGGGGTGTCGGGCTCCTGCGAGGTAAAGACGTGCTGGCGAGCCGTGCCGCCCTTCCGCCAGGTGGGCCACGCGCTGAAGGAGAAGTTTGACGGCGCCACGGAGGTGGAGCCGCGCCGTGTGGGCTCCTCCAGGGCGCTGGTGCCGCGCAATGCGCAATTCAAGCCGCACACAGACGAGGACCTGGTGTACTTGGAGCCCAGCCCGGACTTCTGCGAGCAGGACACGCGCAGCGGCGTGCTGGGCACGAGGGGCCGCACGTGCAACAAGACGTCCAAGGCCATCGACGGCTGCGAGCTGCTGTGCTGCGGCCGCGGCTTCCACACGGCACAGGTAGAGCTGGCCGAGCGCTGCAGCTGCAAATTCCACTGGTGCTGCTTCGTGAAGTGCCGGCAGTGCCAGCGGCTCGTGGAGCTGCACACGTGCCGGTGA
- the WNT4 gene encoding protein Wnt-4 isoform X1: MGPGPTTLICLASQTLQLFPVPCPLDAQSESWAGVAKRYLAKLSSVGSISEEETCEKLKGLIQRQVQMCKRNLEVMDSVRRGAQLAIEECQYQFRNRRWNCSTLDSLPVFGKVVTQGTREAAFVYAISSAGVAFAVTRACSSGELEKCGCDRTVHGVSPQGFQWSGCSDNIAYGVAFSQSFVDVRERSKGASSSRALMNLHNNEAGRKAILTHMRVECKCHGVSGSCEVKTCWRAVPPFRQVGHALKEKFDGATEVEPRRVGSSRALVPRNAQFKPHTDEDLVYLEPSPDFCEQDTRSGVLGTRGRTCNKTSKAIDGCELLCCGRGFHTAQVELAERCSCKFHWCCFVKCRQCQRLVELHTCR; encoded by the exons ATGGGGCCAGGACCCACGACGCTGATCTGCTTGGCCTCCCAAACGCTCCAGCTATTTCCCGTCCCCTGTCCTCTTGACGCGCAGAGCGAGAGCTGGGCAGGAGTCGCGAAGAG GTACCTGGCCAAGCTGTCATCAGTGGGGAGCATCTCAGAGGAGGAGACGTGCGAGAAGCTCAAGGGCCTGATCCAGAGGCAGGTGCAGATGTGCAAGCGGAATCTGGAGGTGATGGACTCGGTGCGCCGCGGCGCCCAGCTCGCCATTGAGGAGTGCCAGTACCAGTTCCGGAACCGGCGCTGGAACTGCTCCACGCTCGACTCGCTGCCTGTTTTCGGCAAGGTGGTGacgcaag gGACTCGGGAGGCGGCGTTCGTGTACGCCATCTCTTCGGCAGGTGTGGCCTTTGCGGTGACGCGGGCGTGCAGCAGTGGGGAGCTGGAAAAGTGCGGCTGTGACCGGACGGTACACGGGGTCAGCCCACAGG GCTTCCAGTGGTCGGGATGCTCGGACAACATTGCCTACGGCGTGGCCTTCTCACAGTCATTTGTGGACGTGCGGGAGAGGAGCAAGGGGGCCTCGTCCAGCCGGGCCCTCATGAACCTCCACAACAACGAGGCCGGCAGGAAG gCTATCCTGACTCACATGCGGGTGGAGTGCAAGTGCCACGGGGTGTCGGGCTCCTGCGAGGTAAAGACGTGCTGGCGAGCCGTGCCGCCCTTCCGCCAGGTGGGCCACGCGCTGAAGGAGAAGTTTGACGGCGCCACGGAGGTGGAGCCGCGCCGTGTGGGCTCCTCCAGGGCGCTGGTGCCGCGCAATGCGCAATTCAAGCCGCACACAGACGAGGACCTGGTGTACTTGGAGCCCAGCCCGGACTTCTGCGAGCAGGACACGCGCAGCGGCGTGCTGGGCACGAGGGGCCGCACGTGCAACAAGACGTCCAAGGCCATCGACGGCTGCGAGCTGCTGTGCTGCGGCCGCGGCTTCCACACGGCACAGGTAGAGCTGGCCGAGCGCTGCAGCTGCAAATTCCACTGGTGCTGCTTCGTGAAGTGCCGGCAGTGCCAGCGGCTCGTGGAGCTGCACACGTGCCGGTGA